TTGACCTGGCCATCGCACGGGGCGACACCCTTGGCCGCAGTCGAGAAGGACCCAGCAACCGTCGCTCGTGACTAGTGTGGCCCACTGGCCacagtaaggaaaaaaaaaaaaaaaacaaagaaaagaaaaaagtaacgGAAAAATCTACGTTAGCGTtggtcgtgccacgtaaaataccgacatccacgtcagtgatttttaagaaaaatgccCGATGGACttgattgacaaaatatgaaaaggcttatgactcaattggcaagtTAAGAGttctatgactgaattgacaaaaatgcaatagatttagcattttttgaatcatttttcCTATTCAATGAGGGCACGACCAATATTAAAATGGATATGGAAATAGTGATTTGAACAATGCTAGAGATGCTAAGATAGTAATATGGAAAATCCTATTGAGTGTGTTCATGGGTCcattaaaataaataatcatttgCTGCTTGTCACCATGTTAATGGAAAATCGATTCTGCGAAATTTATGCTGTTCAGCTCACCAAGGTTTAACACCCAACATTGATGGCCTGTGGACCCATCAATTGGATGGGTCGGATCAAGTTTGGGCCAGTCGGAAAACCGAGCTACCCCAAATAGACTCAAttaacccgttttgatccatttttatgCAGTGCAAATTTGGTAATTTATATTCGATCATACCCATACCCGAATCGAACAATGttcctaaaatattttcgtatttaaTTCAATGTAGGAAAACTCATATTCAAATTGAGCTGAGATTGCGGAGTAAATGATAACAAGATCAAGTGAgggcaaaaaataatgaaaagagagtAATAGAGGTGGGTTGGATCTAAAAAAGTTGCAAATTCATTTTATGACTCATTTGGCAAGTCTTAATAGACTGTAAACTTCCAGCATCATCAATGTGCACTCATAAAAACGGATGATCTCTTTTCTGGTTTACATCGGAGCAACAAAAGATACGGCATCGTCCTTCTGCAagaaattgattggaaagatGTACAATCGGCTGAAGATGCATGTTCCACAGAAAGGCACGGGCGGTTCTCGACAATCATTCAAACTTTCTTAACCGACAATGACCGCTCGCCATTCACAAGCCGCCGATCTCTGTCCACCCATTGCTGTCAGCCGGTCGCCAGCTGAGTCCCAGCAGCCAgccattgaaaaaaattgatgctgtcatagaaaaatttatttttggccagAAAGAAAACCCGAGAAGAGAATGATTGTCATTCGCACCCTAAAACACCGACATGAAATCCCTTTTTTACctgcttttgttgtttttcttttcctggaaAAGACTAGGAGGACAAGTGTATGTACTGCCTGTATTTAGCTTTGATACATTGAAGTAACATCGCCATCCTCTTCATGGTCCATCAACTTCCAGGACCCGTTTTCCTGCTGATGCATGCCCTTGTTCTTCTTGCACCGCCAAGAGACCGGCACGAGATACTCGTCCTTCAAAGCATTGATTCTCTTGTTTACGAGGGAGATGTCACGGTCGATCTCTAGCTTGAACCCTCCTTGAGATCCCTGCGTCCCAGCGACCCCGTGCAAGTAGCACTCCAAGTTGTGCCAACTCATCGTGCTCCAGGGGCTCTTCAAGTACTGAGATTCTCGAGTGTCGATACCCAACTCCACCCTGACTTCCGAATAACGAAGGACTGGTTAGCTCGGGATGACGTTAAAGGCATTACGGACGCGTAAGTCTCGGAGGTCCGCGTACTCGGAGAACACTTTCTGGAAGTTGGAGTCGCCGACTTTGGGGCTGGCAAAGACTATAGCCGTGACAGGACAAGGCCTGCTTCTTTGATCTCTAGGCCGGTTCAGTCCATTGGCAACGATGTCGATCGCATTCAGCATCGCGATCGCCACACCCAAGCTGTGGCCAGTCGCAGTGATGCTGATCTCCTCGTTCTTGAACAATTCCACTAGTCTTTTCACTTCTTGCAGAACCTGTCATGGAACAAATCAGACAAGAAACCCGAATGAGAAGATGAAATCATAATCTTTCCTAATCATATTATTGATTATGCTCTATCATGTACTCGTTCGATTCGATCGACTACCTAGCCATTGTAATTCGAAACCCACCTGATCTCCGGCTAATCGTCAAGTTTCAAGGTAGTTCTTTTGGACAACCTGCATGAGTTTattttcaacttgtgaaaagagtTGAATAATCAGATTGTTTAGCCCTTATTTACTCACTCGACAAGACAATGAGTATGACCAGtgggtcattctcaaaggattcaaCTCTAAATAAAGAAATCGATTCTTCGGGGTCTGTTCCATTGATGTTTTGTTCGAATTCGGATGGCACAAACATATGCTCAATAAGTACTCACTTATCAGAACTTATCACTGAATAATTTCTGAAGCATCTTAATATTTTGGTAAAATAGAGTCGGATCTCGGTCGCCTCTTGCCTCTGCTTGTCCGATTTTAAATCAGTATTTCACCAAACAATAAATAGGATATTacaaaattcttgaatttcttatccttTCCCATTTAGTCCTATCTTGATTAAAAATCCGGACGGTCAAACGCAGCCAAAAAGTATacatttttaagtttagaaaaAGGTTTGGGAGAAGATGATACAATTTTAGGTATCAAAGTGATCAAACATTGTGAAAATTATGCCCTAAGTCAAGGCGATTATTTGGAGAAAAGTATTGAAAGATGTCAGCATTTGGGAATTAAAGAGTCAAACATACCATATTGTGTGTCAatgaaattgatgggaaatacTAGTTAACTTTTAGCACAATTATAATGTGGTAGTGCTAGTAAATGTTTGATATATACTGTGCACTGCACTAGATTGGATATAGCTTTTATAATGCCATAAGTAATGTTTTTGGATATTTAAAGAAAACGATAAATTGTCTATTTTATGGAAGACAACTGGCAGTATTAGAAGAATATTCAAATGCTAGTTGAATAACTCGCATAATTGATAAAAAGTCGATATGTGGATGGGTTTTCAAGCTTGCAAATGGTTTAAGTATCTTGGGCATCAAAGAAACAAATATGTATAGCTCATTCAATGACGGAATATGAATTTACAACACTGTCAATGGCTGGTAAAGAGTTGAATGGCTGCGGAATTTGCTATTGGATATAAAGTTGTGGTCACAACCACTGGCAGCCATATAGTTACATTGCAATGGTGAAGCAACAATGTCTAAGGCATACAATAAAATGTACAATGGAAAACCTAGAAATATTAGTTTGCGATATGAGTATGTTTGACAATTAATTACTAATGACATTATTTTAGTAATCTATTGTCGGGTAAATAATAATTTGGTTGATCCATTAACTAATGGACTTTCAGGAAGTTGGTTAGCAGTACTACAAAAGGAATGGGTCCTAGAGCAATTGATAATAGTCAAATACAATGGAAGCCCAACTTTACGACTTTACAATTTCTAATGAAATCGTCAAAGTTCAATTGGTAACAACAAGCCATTATTTCTGAGTGTAGTGCATAAAGTTAGTACTCACGAAAAATTAAGAGAATAAGAGAAACAAGTCACCCTTGATAAAGTTCAGGTTTTAGCAAGGGAAGGATAATAAGTTAGAAACTCCACATAAATGAACATTAGAAAGGGTGTTGTTGTTTGCTAATACTATCAcatagagggggtgaataggcgATTGTAATCATACTTGAttaaaaaaactacaaaaataaaaacttcaagATTGATTGGAGCGAATATATGTATAATTTTTCTATCGGATTATATACAGATGCGAGTAAAAGAATAGAGAGCAATGCACAATAGTTCACAGTGGTTTGGTTTTTGTTAAGCCTGCATCCGCTCTTCCACGCTAGAAGTGTACTGGCTGTAATTCACTAAGTAATCAAATGTGAGATTAAGTAAAATGTGATAGCTTATACTCAAGCACTGCTTTTACCCAAAGCTTTCTCACTCTACACACTTTTCAACACTGCACAGCACTCTCAAAGAATTACAAAATTCTTCTCAAAGAAGATAATATAAAATATGTGAGCTCTTTCGAAATATGGATGATGAACTCTTGATCACTCATCCTCTATAGTACCTTGTGCTCCTTATAAACTTCTCAACATCCAAGCTTCCCGTTGGGTGGAATCACCTTGAGGATCAATctccaaactagccattggcAAATTGATAAGCAAATATCATGTAGCTGTTGAGGTTGAAATATCATAGATTTGAGAGGATTGGCTCGCCCATAAAATCAAGTTCTTGAATCTACAAATCGAGTCTCTAAAAAATATCTTCGGGGGTGACTGAAACTCAACTAAGGTTCATTGTTTGGAAAGTTACGAATATGATCTTTAAGATTGTTGGACAATCAATGCAACTTAGGGAAGGAATAACAATCAGATCATGAGCTGGTAGTGAGAGATATCTTAACATAAAATCATTGAAGATTAAAATTATAACAACTTTGAGGATAGCATGAAGAATAAAATATAGCCTACTTTAAATTATTGATAAATTCAGCTTTCGTCCACGTGACTTACTTTTTTCAATACATAAAACGTAGCAGATAATCAAATACAAGAATATATTTACAAGATGTCCTCAAAGAACAACACAAAGTCTTTTCAAGATATTAAAGcagttttgtcaacttcaaaatttagtAAAATTTCTCAACAGTTGCCGCTTCTAAGAAAAGTTGGATGAACTTTTGTAAATGTTCACAAAACTAAGAGCAGCACAAGGCTATAAAAGTGCTAAGGCATAGGAAATTCCTAATCGAATGTGTGTAGCTTTACATGTGTGATAATTCGATTAACAAATGGAATAATgggtccaaattttttttaactaccaCCGATCCCGTTAATGGGATTATTTACACTCATTAGAGGTTTAAATGTTAATGGATATGTACTATATTTATGGATTCGTTCAAAGTATTACGAACAACAAACTAATTGAGGGTTTGCtatttataaataattaaaagaaggCATTGAATTGGACATGAAAATAAGTTATTATCGGCATGAAGAGAAGTATTGGTTGAACACGAAAACTAGTGATGGTTCAAATAAGTACATATTTTCGAAAAGATGTGTTGTTTGGTTATCTATCAATAGAACCAAGTTCCACATTGTTGTTCTTCACAACTTTCTCTTCTTCATAATCCCTTCTTCTGTTTCCTCGAGCAAGTTGGACAAAAAATTCGAAGTTAAGTTCTAGGAGGGAAGTGAAGTATTTACTCAACTTGATTTTTCCTGTGAGTTACGATAGCGGGGTAGATAGTACCTTGAGTATTGTCATCACACATCAAAGTATTAAAGAACTGTACACTACTGCTCGTATTTTTAAGAATATGAAAACGTTTGACTAAAGgagagggagacagagagagctATTAGACACGTGAAATTGAATGCTGCTTAGTATTCCCGCATTCCTGTATTATCCCACTTTCTCTCTTCCTTGCTTCTTCCTGGGGAACTCATCCTTCTAAAGCTATCCTAGCTGCCAAATTGACCCTTCATTTCGCGTGAATTTGAGTCGCGTTTCATTGCCATCTGTCCTACccatcatttctctctctctctctctctctctctctctctctcttcgtcaaCGTCAAGAGAAGATAGAGAAAGACGAGGCCGTTGGCCCTTCCCTCCTCTATTAATACTCTACCCCCTCCTCTTCCCTCTCTTGTCTTTGctttcaaaagagagagagagagagagagagagagagaaagaggttgCAGATAGAGAGGAAGAGGGCGAGGCCGAAGCTGGTGAGTGGCTTTTGTTCTGGTTTGACCAGCCGTTTTTATGTGATTTCTGGTTTTTATGCGAGGCCGAAGAGGTTGCAAAAGTACGTCGAGTAATTTCTCCTTTCTTatttctagacaaattttccttCCTCACTCCAAATCCTTTGCCAATTGCATAGGCCACATACTTATGATATGCTTCaacttcatttgaaaaaatcatccCTATTGCAaactcaaaatctttttccataTCACGTATTACATGTGCAAGATGGGAAGTTTCATGCTGCaactaaaagaacaaaaagtaattaatgtAATGCTTTAACAAGTAAAACAACATCAGTTACTATTTCACATCACATAATATGAGTGAGGAATTACCTCTGATTCAGCCATCCGATATCTTTGCAGCAGAGAAACCAAGATAATCTTAACAAAATTGGCTTTGCAATACGTTACGATTAAACCCCTACAgtataagcaatttttttttttttttttcagatttaagCAAGTCCTCCACATGCAAGCAGAGACAATTTACTAACaaaatatatcttttgaaacaAACTAAGTAGCACAACTCAATTgcacaaacaaaaataaagattgGGTTTTTGTTTTCGGTGCTTTTTATTGTAAAGCTTTTATTATATAAGAACAATGTTGGCTTGGACTACATCTCTATGCACCTTATTGGTTTTCATAACTAAGTAGCTTTATACCTATTTGATAAGTCGAACCCATAAGAAGGTGCCTGCTTTCTCACGGGAGATGAGAATGCATTTGCATTCTGTAGATGAATTCTAGTTCGTAGTTCTTTGGCAGAGCAGAGTTTACTTTTTTGTACAAGAGCATAAAGCCAACTCCTGCATATTGTAACAACAACAATTTAATGTACCACTCACTGTccgggaaaaaataaaacaagacaaAATAGTAGGCGGTTGTATATACTTGCAATTTTACAAGTAGAAAAACTGCGTCCCAGTTCCCCAAATATATAAGAGAGGAAACCCCAATCCAACTTCAGATATCTGAGAACAAgatatcaaaaaaatccaaggCCAATAGTTCCTCTTTTCTCGTAGATTCTATTATGCAGGAACTCACAAATGAATCTAAaacaaagagaaaggaaaaacgaATTCTCTAGAGAGTAGAAGCCAAGTCAAGGACTAGTCTCATGAAGTCATTTTCTACCCCGGAAGAACTACGAATAAGAATTCATCTAGAGATCGGGTTGGCTCCAAAATAAGCAGTAAACAACTGGCATTCAAGAAGTTCTCGTAGGAATCTACCACGTAATACTGAAAAAATCCATCCGAAAGAGATAATCTTGCGTATCATCCACCACATATATAGAACTATAATCCCAAAAGAAGCCGACCTTTTAATGGATATCCGACATCTAGCACATTGTATCcccaaattaataaaattccCCATATAACCATAATATAGCCAGCCCAAAGTCCCAACCAATTCGGTATAACACGAGCAACACCTTTCActccaaataagaaaaattgcaaCGACTATGCAGTCTATGATAGCGCCGGCTGAAACATACATCTATCAAACAAATTACCCTAAATCATGATGATTATTAACTCAATTAGCAGCAACTAAGAACATGCGTTATTTTAGATCTAATAAAGGCACGGAACAATTGTTCCGATGACCAATATATCACAACACACATATGAGTTATTTCggatctaacaaaaaaaaaaaaaaagataccccAATTTCGTAAATTCGAAGTCAACTAAAAACGGTGGTAGAAATTTCGGATGCGAGCATGCATTAGAGGGTAAATGGCTTTGTTTCCCTAATAAGAACATGGTCTTTACAAAACTCTCACCAGCTTCAGTCGAGGAGCGAGCTAATATCGCTTTTGCATCCCACAATAATGAAAGCCTATAAGATGCACCGAGATTTAGTCCAAGCCAACATTGTTCTGATATAATTAGAACTTTACAATAAAAAGtaccgaaaaaaaaatataatcttcCACAGAATAGAGGGATTACGGGTAGTCTACGCACTAATGGTGTAGCCAACTACTACGCTTAtccaaagaggagtaaatcggcatgagaaaagaaaggaaaaaactgaAATTCATTGGTTACCAACAGGGATTGGGGAGAACACTTAAGTACTGAATACTTGTTTTAGACGGTGAAGCAAGCTAGAAGCTCAACATTCGAAAAGTAAACTCATGTTagctcaaaaatcaaaatgcaaagCACATAGCTGAATATAGATTAGTGTACACCATCACTTACAACATCACTTCATCAGAGGCGTTGCTTAAGTTTTCTAATGCATATGCATACATATACGTAACGCACACAATTGCGTCCATTTAGATAGGTACACACATAGATAAACACGGACGGACAAGGGATACTCCACGATTAACCAATCATTTGGCAAAAGCTACGCCACTAGTTGCGCAAACTAAGCATTTCTAATTTGGCCAAAATCATATTTTCGATGGGGGCTAATGAACACCAAGCATTTATAATCTATGATTATCATCATCAATCATCACAGTCACCTTCTTTGACTCGAACCATTCGGGTGCTAATTTTTCGCTTCAAGCAAAAAGACTTCTCTTTTCTCAAGTAAAAGGAACATCTAAACACCAgaatcatcaaagaaaattcaaccGCAGTCGCGAAAACACAAGGGCCCTCGCATCAGCCTAATTAAAAGCCTCCATTCACTCTTTTGCAAGCTCTGCACTCCATgtacaacaaaaataaaagtcttcCGTCTACATTAAGCAACAACTAAAACCCAAATAAATGCACCTAAACCAAAAGGAAATTCCTCATATAACCATAATGTAGACACAGACAGAGCAATCTTTCAAGCACGTACTTGCGGCTCCAACAATAGCAAGTAGGAAGTAGAATCCGAACAAGTCGGGCTTGGAGCGGACTGGTCTTGTCGGCCCGGGTACCGGTCCGGGCGGCGACGAGCTTCTTGAGGTCGCCAATGGTGTCGTCCCTGTTGCACTTCACCCTCGCCTTCTTCCCCGCCCGATCGTTCAGCTTTCAACGGACCGCAGCTGTCTCTGCTAGGTCGGGAGTCGAttttggagggagagagagcagggAGTAGTCGCTGGGCATGAGATGAGGAGAGTGAGTAGAGTAGGTTTCTCGATCGCGATTCGGGAGTGACGAAGAGAGCAGAGCGGAATCGCGTGTCgtcgagagggagggagggagagagagcaaggAGTAGTCATTGGGCATGAGACGAGGAGAGAGAACAAAGTAGGGTTTCTCGATCGCGATTCAAGAGTGACGGAGAGAGCAGAGCAGAGGTGCGTGtttgggagggagggagagagagcggagAGTGAATAGTGAAGAGAGATTGAGGTAGGGCGGAGAGCACGTCTCACGAGGGAGGTGGGAGGAAAAGAGAGACCACGAGCGAGAGTTCAAAATTTGAGCCGACGAGTGGGCCCGCTTCGGACACGTGTCGCACATCCGAAAgagttggatttttttgtgacagtggagagagaaatgctagctcatttcaatttttctgagAAACGGCCCcacaattgccacgtgtcgcACTCGGACTAGTGAGCTGGACCACGTCGGACTTACTAAGTCTGtacgcaatattttctccttgGACTACTACTTTCAAGTACCAAAGTTTGACTTAAGTCCCGGATAGCATGAAATGGGTTGATCAAGGAGTTGTTCACTGTGAAGACCTGATTTTCCATCAAATAAGCGGAATAAGTAATGTCAAGCTTGAATTATGCGGGATTATGAATTGGGAGCTTTAATAATTGGCGCGGTGAAGTATTGATACACTTCAGCATTCGACAATGGCCTTATGGCTGGAGAGGCAAACTAAGCTCTACATATTGACAGCATCGTTATGTGCGGGGGCTTGGATTTCGGCCGCAATGCCCCCCAATTCGACATTGGCCGAGTTCGAGCAGTGGATGGCCCGCCATGGACAGAATTACGAGGATAATCTTGAGAAGGCAAAGCGTTACGCGATCTTTCTAGAGACCTTGCGCTTCATCGAAGCATTCAACTACAATGCAGCTAATCGGAGCTACAAAGTGGGTCTGAAGTATTGGATTTTGGTTCATAATTGGCCCCATGAAATCCGGAATTGGCGGATCATTAATTGTCATTAGTTATCTTCGAACCGCAAATAGAACAATCACGCGAAGTTTGGTTCAAGATTGAGGCACGAAGGCCCCCAACCGACCGCCACTCTTCCACCGAACTTGACCCTCTAAAAAAGGGgctgattttctctctcttcctctcatttGCTCCCCCTCGTTTTCCATGGACAGCCTCcctcttcttctacttcatctttttcttctcttctttggtgAATCCACCCAAGCGACTCCTCTTGCTCTCGTGCCCACGCCGGCAACTCCCTAGCTAGACAACCACTGTCCACGAGCTGTTGTAGGCCTCGTGTCCCAGCTCTCGATGTCACTTGCCTTGCCGCTCCCGCTCGGTGACCCGCATGATGCCACTTAGACGAGAAGGTCGGTTTGAGCTCATCCGGAAGGCAACTCAAGCCCCGTTTCTTCGTATGAAGTCCTAAGGTTGTGGGTAATTTGAATCTATGGGCTGATCGTCGAAGAAGTTAATGGAACATCCTCAATTTGAGTGTCACCGAAGTAGTAGGAAGGAACCATGGTTTGTTTGGCGTCAATTCAACCCCGTTGTCTTTGTACATAATCCTAGGCAAGTAAATATCTATCCTTACCACTAGATTGTTCATTTGTCATTGGTTTTAGCATGAATTCTCGATGTTTGAAAATGGGTATGATTGTGAGTACTCGGATTTGCATGATGGGGAAATTGGTGGTTCATGAGCGATCCATTACATGAGTTGGTGCCTTTTTAGATATCGGGTAAGTGAAATATGTGAGCCGATCGTCTTGGCTGTCGATGATTCTTGACGAATTGGAGTGGGACTGGGTAAAAGAAGGTTCGGCTCTATGGATTGGGGAAGGATATATGAAGTTCGGTGCATGCATGATGAATTCGCTGGTTATGTGGTGAACATCTGTCTTTGGGTAGGTTGAAAGTAGAGCACAGATCGTCCGGCAGGTCTTGTGTGAGAAAACTTGGCCTAGTTGAAATTACTTGGGTTAGGAATTGGAGCCATATCGAGTGTCATCATTTTAATATGTTGGGATCTAGAATTGAAATTAGTTCATATAGTTGAACTACGAAATGGTATGTCGGACTCGTGTTAGCTGTTTGAGAATTATTATGCTcaatgaatggaaatttttttccgaccaaaaaacaaaattaagaaatcaaaatttactgaaTAAAACTGCaataagaaaacaaataatACTGAAACAATCTTTAATATGCATTTAATACCATATTTATTTCAGGACATGAAGGTAAACAAAAGATCGGACATATAGCTTAGGAACATCAGTGCAACACACATAACTTAGTCCACCTAGTACAACTCAATCAAACAACTCCACTTCTGCATTAGGAACCTTtattctgctgctgctgctgctgctaagTCATAAAGTAGCAACTTATTGGTAATAGCTTATCAGACTTGGGACTATTCGTTCTGATCATCTTCTGGTCGAGGTGGGATGTACGGAGAGGCCATGCTCCAGCTCCCATCGTTCCCATTCTGGACCATGTCCTTGTTCTTCGCCACCCACCACTTCACCGGAAATTTGTACTTGCTATCGTCCAGGGCATCCCAATTCTTGTTCAGCAGCGAAATATCGCGTCGGCCCTTGAGATCAAAGTGGTTACTACTAATCCCTTGGGTCCCGGTGACTAGATGCAGGTACGTCTCCAACTGATGCGCGATTCCCATGGCGCCGGAAAGACTACTGGTGAGGGGCCTCAGGTATGGGGACTTGCGCGAGTCGACCGTCAGCTGTTCTCCGACATGGTCATATCCGACTGGAGGGAAGAAGGGAACGATATCAATGGCATTGACCACGCGAAGGCCACGGAGCTTCTCCGATGATGAGAACAACTCCTGGAAGCTCTCGTTCCCGACCTTGGGGCTGGCGAAGGCAAACGCCGTCACCAGGCAGGCTTTCTCAGGGTGGTCGGTGGGCACGTTGTACTTGTTGGTCACGATGTCCAGCGCGTTGAGCGTTGCCAAAGCCGCACCCAT
This sequence is a window from Rhodamnia argentea isolate NSW1041297 chromosome 3, ASM2092103v1, whole genome shotgun sequence. Protein-coding genes within it:
- the LOC115731928 gene encoding phospholipase A1-II 4-like, with amino-acid sequence MTHWSYSLSCRVLQEVKRLVELFKNEEISITATGHSLGVAIAMLNAIDIVANGLNRPRDQRSRPCPVTAIVFASPKVGDSNFQKVFSEVELGIDTRESQYLKSPWSTMSWHNLECYLHGVAGTQGSQGGFKLEIDRDISLVNKRINALKDEYLVPVSWRCKKNKGMHQQENGSWKLMDHEEDGDVTSMYQS